In Populus alba chromosome 9, ASM523922v2, whole genome shotgun sequence, a genomic segment contains:
- the LOC118059223 gene encoding probable LRR receptor-like serine/threonine-protein kinase At1g67720: MSLSIFLLWLLCIPLSVHPLPAPRGFQLNCGASEDITHGNLKYIPDKGFISVGNKSAIKTADVLPVLSTLRFFPDTSAKKYCYVLPVIKGGKYLVRTTYYYGGYDGGEEPPVFDQIIQGTKWSTVNTTEDYANGMSSYYEIIVASLAKTLSVCLARNVHTTSSPFISALEIEYLGNSVYNSTDFSKYALVTVARDNFGADEEIIGFPDDQFNRLWQPFIDQNPVVECQNNVSSSEFWNFPPQRAFASAITTSRGKTIKIQWPPVSLPSTKYYIALYFQDNRTPSPYSWRVFSVSINGQNFYKDLNVTANGVTVYGSEWPLSGQTEITLTPGNNIPVGPVINAGEIYHILPLGGRTLTRDVMAMENLARRFVNPPSDWSGDPCLPPENSWTGVKCSQDKLARVVALNLTSMGISGSLHSSLANLTAVAHIWLGGNKLSGSIPNLSKLKELQTLHLENNKLEGTIPQSLGQLGQLRELFLQNNNLDGRVPDSLRNKKGLNIQVSPGNHQSS, translated from the exons ATGTCCCTTTCCATCTTCCTCCTATGGCTTTTATGCATCCCCCTCTCTGTCCATCCACTCCCTGCTCCTAGAG GTTTTCAATTAAATTGTGGTGCGTCCGAGGACATAACTCATGGCAACCTCAAGTACATTCCGGACAAAGGTTTCATATCTGTTGGAAACAAATCAGCCATCAAAACAGCAGATGTTTTGCCTGTATTGTCCACATTGCGCTTCTTTCCTGATACCTCagcaaaaaaatattgctaTGTACTTCCTGTGATCAAAGGAGGGAAATATTTAGTTAGGACTACCTATTATTATGGAGGTTATGATGGGGGGGAAGAGCCTCCAGTATTTGACCAGATTATTCAAGGGACTAAATGGAGCACTGTCAATACCACAGAAGATTATGCGAACGGGATGAGTTCGTATTATGAGATTATTGTGGCTTCATTGGCCAAGACATTGAGTGTTTGTCTTGCAAGAAATGTGCACACTACTTCTAGTCCTTTTATATCAGCTCTTGAAATTGAGTACCTTGGAAATTCGGTGTACAATTCGACAGATTTTTCGAAGTATGCGCTTGTTACTGTTGCTCGAGACAATTTTGGAGCAGATGAAGAAATAATTGG TTTTCCAGATGATCAATTCAACCGGTTGTGGCAGCCATTTATAGATCAGAACCCTGTTGTTGAATGCCAAAACAATGTTAGCTCTTCAGAGTTTTGGAACTTTCCTCCTCAGAGAGCATTCGCATCAGCAATCACAACAAGCAGAGGAAAGACAATAAAAATCCAGTGGCCACCAGTGTCGCTTCCCAGCACCAAATACTACATCGCACTCTATTTCCAGGACAACCGGACACCGAGCCCATACAGCTGGAGGGTCTTCAGTGTTTCTATTAATGGACAGAATTTTTACAAGGATCTCAATGTGACAGCAAACGGTGTGACTGTTTATGGATCAGAGTGGCCTCTTTCTGGGCAGACGGAAATCACCTTGACTCCAGGGAACAATATACCTGTTGGACCTGTGATCAATGCTGGTGAAATATATCATATTTTGCCTCTTGGTGGAAGAACTCTAACAAGAGATG TGATGGCAATGGAAAATTTAGCGAGAAGGTTTGTTAATCCACCGTCCGATTGGAGTGGCGACCCTTGCCTGCCTCCAGAGAATTCGTGGACAGGAGTTAAATGTTCCCAAGATAAATTGGCTCGAGTTGTTGCTTT GAACCTTACAAGCATGGGCATCTCTGGGTCACTACACTCAAGCTTAGCCAATCTAACTGCAGTCGCCCATAT TTGGCTAGGAGGGAACAAACTCTCAGGTTCTATCCCAAACTTGAGCAAACTGAAAGAGCTACAAACTCT GCATTTGGAAAACAATAAGCTCGAAGGGACAATTCCTCAATCTTTAGGCCAACTTGGGCAGCTTCGCGAGTT ATTCCTCCAAAATAACAATCTTGATGGCAGGGTCCCAGATTCGCTGCGAAATAAGAAGGGCTTAAATATTCA GGTGTCTCCTGGGAATCATCAATCTTCCTGA